A window from Candidatus Neptunochlamydia vexilliferae encodes these proteins:
- a CDS encoding leucine-rich repeat domain-containing protein, whose product MSAVTFSGKENVNPNAYHTTKKQKTNHGSSFKIPEKFRPQFYLFKAIKDAIARKTPWDFTPMGNDETLWKEFLNYDFRSWVLEHSDEVDMVLLLQKGLTELPEELFLLTNLRVLRLAQNAFQKLPEELFSMTSLEKLDLSYNQLTALPKGMEKLINLKSLGVSNNPIERFDLTLPKLTHLYLSDTDLTEVPNLQHLPLENLWLTSNKIKKVDVGRFPSSIKVLRLSENQIDSLSGPFEKLTVLDFLYLDENQLSTLPEAFSNLPKIRVLGMNQNAFNEVPKVLEKLSSLKQLYLRVNLLRVLPEWTNRLKDFSAENNPLDHLKC is encoded by the coding sequence ATGAGTGCAGTCACTTTTTCAGGAAAAGAAAATGTCAATCCAAATGCCTATCACACTACAAAAAAGCAAAAAACAAACCATGGTTCTTCCTTTAAGATTCCAGAAAAATTTAGACCGCAGTTTTACCTTTTTAAGGCGATTAAAGATGCCATTGCTAGAAAGACCCCTTGGGATTTCACTCCTATGGGGAACGATGAAACTCTTTGGAAAGAGTTTTTGAACTACGACTTTAGAAGCTGGGTTTTAGAGCACTCTGATGAAGTTGATATGGTGCTTCTTTTACAAAAAGGGCTCACAGAGCTTCCAGAAGAGCTTTTTCTTCTTACAAATCTAAGGGTCTTAAGGCTTGCTCAAAATGCTTTTCAAAAGCTTCCAGAAGAGCTATTTAGTATGACAAGTCTTGAAAAGTTGGATCTTTCCTACAATCAATTAACAGCTCTTCCAAAAGGGATGGAAAAACTCATCAATTTAAAATCTTTAGGGGTAAGCAATAATCCTATTGAGCGCTTTGATCTAACCCTACCAAAGCTCACACATCTTTACCTAAGCGATACAGATTTAACCGAAGTGCCAAATTTGCAACACCTTCCTTTAGAAAACCTTTGGTTAACAAGTAATAAAATTAAAAAAGTAGATGTGGGACGCTTTCCCTCTTCCATTAAAGTATTACGCCTTTCGGAAAATCAAATAGACAGTTTATCAGGACCATTTGAAAAGCTTACGGTCCTTGACTTTTTGTATCTAGACGAGAATCAGCTTTCGACTCTTCCAGAAGCGTTCTCTAATCTCCCTAAAATTAGAGTATTGGGAATGAATCAAAATGCTTTTAATGAAGTTCCCAAGGTTCTTGAAAAACTGTCTAGCCTTAAGCAGCTTTATCTACGCGTTAATCTACTCAGAGTATTGCCTGAATGGACCAATCGGTTAAAGGATTTTTCTGCTGAAAATAATCCGCTTGACCATTTGAAGTGTTAG